Proteins from a genomic interval of Spirochaetota bacterium:
- a CDS encoding DUF2177 family protein: MNYVKMYSTALILFLLIDALWLTVIAKNMYKQYLGYLMGDVVWWAVILFYVLFIFGLQYFCIIPAIKAQSAIQALFAGALFGLVSYATYDLTNQATIKGWPVLITGIDLLWGAIIGASVCALTVKIAFLLKWH, from the coding sequence ATGAATTACGTAAAAATGTATAGTACCGCATTAATTCTTTTTCTGCTCATTGACGCTCTGTGGTTAACGGTGATAGCTAAAAACATGTACAAACAATATTTAGGTTATCTTATGGGTGATGTGGTGTGGTGGGCTGTTATTTTATTTTATGTACTGTTTATTTTTGGGTTACAGTATTTTTGTATTATACCTGCAATTAAAGCACAATCAGCAATACAGGCTTTATTTGCAGGAGCACTATTTGGGCTTGTAAGCTATGCAACGTATGACCTGACAAACCAGGCAACTATTAAAGGATGGCCGGTGCTTATTACTGGTATTGATTTGCTGTGGGGAGCAATTATTGGAGCTTCAGTCTGTGCGCTTACAGTAAAAATTGCATTCCTTTTAAAGTGGCACTAA
- a CDS encoding UpxY family transcription antiterminator, whose translation MESNWYAVYVRSRHEFKVHSALLAKGIESFLPVVERLRQWKDRNKLIPFPLFPGYLFVKLPNDKAYFLQVLKIRGVVKILGDSSGYQPVADDQIISIYKMVNSKLTIDEHPYLKEGQKVKIISGPLSGVQGILVSRGTEHHVVVSVDILQKGVSVKVDIQSIEPVI comes from the coding sequence ATGGAAAGTAACTGGTATGCGGTGTATGTTCGCTCTCGCCATGAGTTTAAAGTGCACAGTGCACTGTTAGCAAAAGGTATTGAGTCATTTTTGCCAGTGGTTGAAAGATTGCGACAATGGAAAGATAGAAACAAGCTCATTCCTTTTCCGCTGTTTCCCGGCTATTTGTTTGTTAAGCTTCCCAATGATAAAGCTTATTTTTTGCAAGTTTTAAAAATTAGAGGTGTGGTAAAAATATTGGGCGATAGTTCCGGATATCAGCCTGTAGCTGATGATCAGATAATAAGCATTTATAAAATGGTCAACAGCAAGCTTACAATAGATGAACACCCTTATTTAAAAGAAGGACAAAAGGTAAAAATAATCAGTGGTCCTTTATCAGGTGTACAGGGGATACTGGTAAGCAGGGGAACAGAACATCACGTCGTTGTGTCAGTTGATATTTTGCAGAAAGGCGTATCAGTAAAAGTGGATATACAGTCAATTGAGCCTGTAATATGA